Proteins encoded by one window of Thermoplasmatales archaeon:
- the iorA gene encoding indolepyruvate ferredoxin oxidoreductase subunit alpha: MELLTPGKKILLGNEAIARGGLEAGVDVVTTYPGTPSSEIADAFSEIVIYMKKNGMEAPFYFQYSVNEKVAIEFASACSVSGLRSLTCMKHVGINVASDAIMTYAYVGCKGGHVIVSADDPSCHSSQNEQDNRIFARFACLPMFEPSSPQEAKDMTIEAFDISEKLSIPVFLRTTTRISHMRGVVECNEFSYKKKYGAFVKEDMMVTVPEVARKLHPILIKKMEEAENISNESKFNVIEYCGGEDGIITSGASYNYVREAIDDLDIKCKILKIGMSNPLPRKKIIDFLNECKRVFVIEELEPFMEEQIKAIAKENEIKTEIYGKGFSSLKRYYEYTPDIVYKALCDFYKIPYEEESLDIEVVPRPPILCPGCPHRATYYAVKQVAPKDAIYPTDIGCYTLGILPPYKTADFLLCMGSSVGSACGFSKATEQKVIAFIGDSTFYHAGLPALINAIHHKHNFILIILDNFTTAMTGHQPHPGSEKNGMGEDALRIDIERLVKGMGIKNVEVVNPKNIEDTKNAIKRALERDELSVIISRSPCILIEKRREGKYLIDEEKCKKCKICITKFACPAFYFEGDKIKINEEICTSCGVCTQICPFGAIVRK, encoded by the coding sequence ATGGAATTGCTTACTCCAGGAAAAAAAATATTGCTGGGCAATGAGGCGATCGCGAGGGGCGGGCTGGAAGCGGGCGTGGATGTTGTAACAACATACCCTGGAACACCTTCTTCGGAAATTGCGGATGCCTTTTCTGAAATTGTAATATACATGAAAAAAAATGGAATGGAGGCACCTTTCTATTTTCAGTATTCTGTGAATGAGAAAGTTGCGATTGAATTTGCCTCCGCATGTTCTGTAAGCGGGCTGAGGAGCTTAACCTGTATGAAGCATGTTGGGATTAATGTAGCCAGTGATGCAATAATGACATATGCATATGTTGGTTGCAAAGGAGGACATGTAATTGTAAGTGCGGATGACCCAAGTTGCCATTCAAGCCAGAATGAGCAAGATAACAGAATTTTTGCCAGATTTGCTTGTTTGCCAATGTTTGAGCCAAGTAGCCCGCAGGAAGCAAAAGATATGACAATCGAAGCATTCGATATTTCAGAAAAGCTATCAATTCCGGTGTTTTTGAGGACAACAACAAGAATCAGCCATATGCGAGGAGTAGTGGAATGCAATGAATTTTCTTACAAAAAGAAATATGGAGCCTTTGTTAAGGAAGATATGATGGTAACTGTTCCAGAAGTTGCAAGAAAGCTCCATCCAATATTGATTAAAAAAATGGAAGAAGCGGAAAATATTTCAAATGAGAGCAAATTTAATGTAATCGAATATTGTGGAGGTGAGGATGGAATAATAACAAGTGGAGCAAGCTATAATTATGTAAGGGAGGCAATTGATGACTTAGATATAAAATGCAAAATTTTGAAAATAGGAATGAGCAATCCTTTACCAAGAAAAAAAATAATTGATTTTTTGAACGAATGTAAAAGAGTGTTTGTTATTGAAGAGCTCGAGCCATTTATGGAGGAGCAAATAAAAGCAATTGCAAAAGAGAATGAAATAAAAACAGAGATATATGGAAAAGGTTTCAGCTCGCTTAAAAGATATTATGAATATACTCCTGATATAGTTTATAAGGCATTATGCGATTTTTACAAAATACCATATGAGGAGGAAAGCCTCGATATAGAAGTTGTACCCCGTCCACCTATTCTATGCCCTGGTTGCCCTCACAGGGCGACATATTATGCGGTTAAGCAAGTTGCTCCAAAAGATGCAATCTATCCAACTGATATAGGTTGCTACACACTCGGCATTTTACCTCCTTACAAGACCGCTGATTTTCTGCTGTGCATGGGCTCGAGCGTCGGCTCCGCGTGCGGGTTTTCAAAGGCAACAGAGCAAAAGGTTATAGCTTTCATTGGGGATTCAACATTTTATCACGCTGGCTTGCCCGCCCTGATAAATGCCATCCACCACAAGCATAACTTTATCTTGATAATTCTGGATAACTTTACAACCGCAATGACAGGGCACCAGCCCCACCCAGGCAGTGAAAAAAATGGGATGGGAGAAGATGCATTGAGAATAGATATTGAAAGGCTTGTAAAGGGAATGGGTATTAAAAATGTTGAAGTAGTAAATCCAAAAAATATTGAAGATACAAAGAACGCTATAAAAAGAGCTTTGGAAAGAGATGAGCTTTCTGTAATAATTTCTCGTTCACCTTGCATATTGATTGAAAAAAGAAGGGAAGGAAAATATTTAATAGATGAGGAAAAATGCAAAAAATGTAAGATATGCATAACAAAATTTGCATGCCCCGCATTCTATTTTGAAGGAGATAAAATAAAAATAAATGAGGAAATCTGCACTTCATGTGGAGTTTGCACACAAATATGTCCATTTGGAGCGATAGTGAGAAAATGA
- a CDS encoding acetate--CoA ligase family protein: MKILPEHEVKELLKKNGIPTTNFRIIRRGDDIKSLGLKYPLALKVSSPKILHKTDVGAIELNIKNEEELIEKYDEMRKKFKEEIFIVEEMAPQGVEMIAGIYNDKLFKKCIMVGFGGIYTEIYNDVSFRMLPVKKEDIYDMLKDLKCYKIFEGYRKKVDKEAFVDILLKISKIGEKMKINQMDLNPIFLYEEGVKVIDAKIIMEE, translated from the coding sequence GTGAAAATATTGCCAGAGCATGAAGTAAAAGAATTGCTTAAGAAGAATGGCATCCCTACAACAAATTTTAGAATAATAAGAAGAGGAGATGATATAAAAAGTCTGGGGTTAAAATATCCTCTTGCTCTGAAAGTTTCTTCTCCGAAAATATTGCATAAAACAGATGTGGGAGCTATTGAACTTAATATAAAAAATGAGGAAGAGCTTATTGAAAAGTATGATGAAATGAGGAAAAAATTCAAAGAAGAAATTTTTATAGTGGAGGAAATGGCTCCTCAAGGTGTAGAGATGATAGCTGGAATTTACAATGATAAACTTTTTAAAAAATGCATAATGGTTGGCTTCGGAGGCATATATACTGAGATATACAATGATGTTTCATTTCGCATGTTGCCAGTAAAAAAGGAGGATATTTATGATATGCTGAAGGATTTAAAATGCTATAAAATTTTTGAGGGCTATAGAAAGAAAGTTGATAAGGAAGCTTTTGTTGATATATTATTAAAAATATCAAAGATAGGAGAAAAAATGAAAATAAATCAGATGGATTTAAATCCAATATTTCTGTATGAAGAGGGCGTAAAGGTTATAGATGCAAAAATTATTATGGAGGAATAA
- a CDS encoding metallophosphoesterase: protein MEKIGIISDTHDNIYAIKEAIKIFNEEEVSFVIHAGDIVSPFTAEFFKNLNCRIFLIYGNNDGDKLFLKEKFSGIGVISNDPYEINLKDKKIIVTHKPEIVDALSLVYDIVIYGHTHRIDKRIGNALILNPGECCGYLTGKKSIAILYPEKMDANIIEF from the coding sequence ATGGAAAAGATAGGTATAATTTCTGATACTCATGACAATATATATGCGATAAAGGAAGCGATAAAAATTTTTAATGAAGAAGAAGTGAGTTTTGTTATACATGCAGGAGATATAGTTTCTCCTTTTACCGCGGAATTTTTTAAGAATTTAAATTGCAGAATATTTTTGATATATGGAAACAATGATGGAGATAAATTATTTCTAAAAGAGAAATTCTCAGGTATCGGAGTAATTAGTAACGACCCTTATGAAATTAATTTAAAGGATAAGAAAATAATAGTTACGCATAAGCCAGAAATAGTTGATGCTCTTTCGCTGGTATATGATATAGTTATATACGGACATACACATAGGATAGATAAAAGAATAGGAAATGCTTTGATATTGAATCCAGGGGAATGCTGTGGTTATTTAACTGGCAAGAAAAGTATTGCAATTCTCTATCCAGAGAAAATGGATGCAAATATCATTGAGTTTTGA
- a CDS encoding PhoU family transcriptional regulator: MLLEMKNKAELMVDLAYSSVIYDNIELAEEVYELEDMVDELNDRLQKLVIRDAIAGELEENEALAIIQLAYCAEAIADAAREIADVELRDIELHPIIKESIFESEEVLVKAKVSSSVLCDKKLGDVDLASNTGMWIIAIKRNGEWIYNVNKDTVIKEGDILFARGAREGVEHFLSLVEGREKNI; the protein is encoded by the coding sequence ATATTGCTGGAAATGAAAAATAAAGCGGAGTTAATGGTAGATCTTGCCTATTCATCAGTAATATATGATAATATTGAGCTTGCTGAAGAGGTTTATGAACTTGAAGATATGGTTGATGAACTAAATGACAGGCTACAAAAACTCGTTATAAGAGATGCAATAGCGGGCGAACTCGAAGAAAATGAAGCTCTTGCAATAATTCAGCTTGCCTACTGTGCGGAGGCCATAGCGGACGCAGCCCGCGAGATAGCGGACGTAGAGCTTCGTGACATAGAGCTTCATCCTATAATAAAGGAAAGTATTTTTGAATCAGAAGAAGTGCTTGTAAAAGCGAAGGTTTCATCCTCTGTTTTGTGCGATAAAAAACTTGGAGATGTTGACCTTGCATCCAATACAGGAATGTGGATCATAGCAATAAAAAGAAATGGGGAGTGGATATACAATGTTAACAAGGATACCGTTATAAAGGAAGGAGATATCCTTTTTGCAAGAGGGGCAAGAGAAGGAGTGGAGCACTTTCTCTCACTTGTTGAAGGAAGGGAAAAAAATATTTAA
- a CDS encoding potassium transporter TrkA, producing the protein MKHIPRWKKAEFEEIEYETKSIKEILKEMKNICELIVDLAYSAILFDNREIADEVRYLEVKMDKLNYQIRIMAMMASRTKEDAEKMAGILQIAEAAESIANAAGDMVKILSYKITHPILPTLVKESAEMVRVIKVSENSSAKGKSIKELKISSETGVRIIAIRRGNSWIYGPKGEEKLCEGDMLICIGPDEGLKNLSKLLKGEIEVL; encoded by the coding sequence ATGAAACATATTCCTCGGTGGAAAAAAGCGGAATTTGAAGAAATAGAATATGAGACAAAAAGCATAAAAGAAATTCTAAAGGAAATGAAAAATATCTGCGAGCTGATAGTTGATTTGGCATACTCAGCAATTCTTTTTGATAACAGAGAAATAGCGGATGAAGTTCGCTATTTAGAGGTAAAAATGGATAAACTGAATTATCAGATAAGAATCATGGCAATGATGGCATCCCGAACAAAAGAAGATGCGGAAAAAATGGCTGGCATATTGCAGATTGCGGAAGCTGCGGAGAGCATAGCAAATGCCGCGGGTGACATGGTGAAGATTTTGTCTTACAAGATTACTCATCCAATTCTTCCAACACTTGTGAAAGAATCCGCGGAGATGGTAAGGGTAATAAAAGTGAGTGAAAATTCATCCGCTAAAGGAAAAAGTATAAAGGAATTAAAAATATCTTCAGAAACTGGGGTAAGAATTATAGCCATAAGAAGAGGAAATTCCTGGATTTATGGTCCAAAGGGAGAAGAGAAGCTATGCGAGGGAGATATGCTTATATGTATTGGGCCAGATGAAGGATTAAAAAATTTAAGCAAATTGCTGAAGGGAGAGATAGAGGTGCTTTAA
- a CDS encoding 30S ribosomal protein S8, whose amino-acid sequence MLNDPLADALTTIKNAERIGKRECIVKPASKMIGRVLKVLQENDYIESFEWINDGKGGMFRVKTKGNINDCNVIKPRYNISKDEFDKWEARYLPAEGFGVLVVSTSEGLMSQYEAKKRGIGGRLIAYVY is encoded by the coding sequence ATGCTGAACGATCCACTTGCAGATGCATTAACTACAATAAAAAATGCAGAAAGAATTGGTAAGAGAGAGTGTATAGTAAAACCTGCATCAAAAATGATTGGAAGAGTTCTAAAAGTATTGCAGGAAAATGATTATATTGAATCTTTTGAATGGATTAATGATGGGAAAGGAGGGATGTTTAGAGTAAAAACAAAGGGGAACATAAATGATTGCAATGTTATAAAACCAAGATATAACATTAGTAAAGATGAATTTGACAAATGGGAAGCAAGGTATTTGCCCGCGGAAGGCTTTGGAGTGCTTGTTGTAAGTACAAGTGAAGGATTGATGTCTCAATATGAAGCAAAAAAGAGAGGTATAGGAGGAAGATTAATTGCTTATGTTTATTAG
- a CDS encoding 50S ribosomal protein L6 has protein sequence MMQSIKREIEIPEGVKVDVKDGKVIVEGAKGKIEKMFFHPKISIEKEDNKISLKCDYPKAKEKAIIGSYEAHIRNMIKGVTEGFIYKMKIVYSHFPIKVSVKGNEVIIENFLGEKFPRKTKIFGNVKVSVKGDEITLEGINIEEVGQTAANIESTTRIKDKDIRVFQDGIYIIKKG, from the coding sequence ATGATGCAGAGCATTAAAAGAGAAATTGAAATTCCAGAGGGCGTGAAGGTTGATGTAAAAGATGGAAAGGTAATTGTAGAGGGTGCAAAAGGCAAAATCGAAAAAATGTTTTTTCATCCAAAAATCTCCATAGAAAAGGAAGATAATAAGATATCTCTAAAATGTGATTATCCGAAAGCGAAAGAGAAAGCAATAATTGGAAGCTATGAAGCACATATAAGAAATATGATTAAAGGAGTTACTGAAGGTTTTATTTATAAAATGAAAATTGTTTATTCTCATTTCCCAATAAAAGTTAGCGTTAAGGGTAATGAAGTAATAATAGAAAATTTCCTTGGAGAGAAGTTTCCAAGAAAAACAAAAATATTTGGAAATGTTAAGGTTAGTGTTAAAGGAGATGAAATAACACTTGAAGGAATAAACATTGAAGAAGTTGGCCAGACCGCAGCAAACATTGAATCCACAACAAGGATAAAAGATAAAGATATAAGAGTTTTCCAAGATGGAATCTACATAATAAAGAAGGGATAA
- a CDS encoding 50S ribosomal protein L32e, with the protein MEKRKSKPRFIRQQLWQVKRLDDVWRRPRGIHSKQREHYHYRSPLPKIGYSSPKKVKGLHPSGFKEKLVYNLKDLEGIDAEKEAIKIAHSVGKKKRQEIIAKADELGIRVLNRVLR; encoded by the coding sequence ATGGAAAAAAGGAAAAGCAAGCCCCGTTTTATCCGCCAGCAGCTATGGCAAGTTAAAAGGCTGGATGATGTGTGGCGCAGGCCCAGGGGCATTCATTCAAAGCAGAGGGAGCATTATCATTATCGCTCTCCTTTGCCAAAAATTGGCTATTCTTCGCCAAAGAAAGTTAAGGGGTTGCATCCATCTGGTTTTAAGGAAAAGCTTGTTTATAATTTGAAGGATTTGGAAGGAATAGATGCGGAAAAAGAAGCAATAAAAATAGCTCACTCTGTCGGGAAAAAGAAGAGACAAGAAATAATTGCGAAAGCGGATGAGTTAGGAATAAGAGTTCTTAATAGGGTGCTAAGATGA
- a CDS encoding 50S ribosomal protein L19e, translating into MNLKYQRRIAADLLKCGENRVWMDPEKTDEIKKAVTRRDIENLINMGLIKEKKEKGISRGRTRKRILQRKKGRRKGHGSRKGKAGARLPKKEKWIKTIRPIRAYLRELRDKGIISEKTYRLYYRRAKGGQFKNKAHLKMHLQMEGIKVE; encoded by the coding sequence ATGAATTTGAAATATCAGCGACGAATAGCTGCGGATTTACTCAAATGTGGTGAAAATAGAGTATGGATGGACCCAGAAAAAACTGACGAGATAAAAAAAGCGGTAACAAGAAGGGACATAGAAAATCTTATTAATATGGGGTTAATAAAAGAGAAGAAAGAAAAAGGCATATCAAGAGGCAGAACCAGAAAAAGAATTTTACAGAGGAAGAAAGGCAGAAGAAAGGGACATGGCTCAAGGAAAGGGAAGGCGGGCGCCCGCCTGCCAAAAAAAGAAAAATGGATAAAAACGATAAGGCCTATAAGGGCTTATTTAAGAGAGCTGAGGGATAAAGGTATAATAAGTGAAAAAACATATCGCCTTTATTATAGAAGGGCGAAAGGAGGGCAATTTAAAAATAAAGCTCATCTAAAAATGCATCTACAGATGGAAGGGATAAAGGTGGAATGA
- a CDS encoding 50S ribosomal protein L18: MRGIFRRKREGKTNYRKRFALLRSGKPRVTVRKSNKNIRIQFALYDERGDRIVVSAMGSELKKYGWGYSFSNAPAAYLTGIIAGRRAIKKGINEGVLDIGLQHISRGGNISSALKGLLDAGVEIPHAEDILPSEDRIYGKHIDEKMTEMVKEIKKKIEEEYA; encoded by the coding sequence ATGAGAGGTATATTCAGAAGGAAAAGGGAAGGAAAAACAAATTACAGGAAAAGATTTGCTCTACTTAGATCTGGAAAGCCGAGAGTAACAGTGAGAAAATCAAATAAAAACATAAGAATACAGTTTGCATTATATGATGAGAGAGGGGATAGAATAGTTGTTTCTGCAATGGGAAGTGAGCTTAAAAAATATGGATGGGGCTATAGTTTTTCAAATGCACCCGCAGCATATCTAACAGGTATTATAGCGGGCAGGAGAGCAATAAAAAAGGGTATAAATGAAGGTGTTCTTGATATTGGCCTACAACACATTTCGAGGGGAGGAAATATTTCCTCCGCATTAAAAGGACTTTTGGATGCGGGTGTTGAGATTCCTCATGCAGAGGATATATTGCCCAGCGAAGATAGAATTTATGGAAAACATATAGATGAAAAAATGACTGAAATGGTAAAAGAAATAAAGAAAAAAATAGAGGAAGAATATGCCTAA
- a CDS encoding 30S ribosomal protein S5 — translation MPNGWTPKTKLGKLVANGEITSMSKVLKSGLPLREVEIVDLLLPEIEDEVIDVNMVQRMTDSGRRTKFRVTVAIGNKDGFVGIGQAKDREVGMAIRKAVDNAKLNIIEISRGCGSWECGCGMPHTLPFTVEGKSGSVRVLLKPAPRGVGLAVGNVAKVVLRLAGIQDAWGIAKGHTKTTINYGKAVFDALRNTTLYKIPEDKKKKLNIVSGMVGSK, via the coding sequence ATGCCTAATGGATGGACTCCAAAAACAAAGTTGGGTAAGCTTGTTGCAAACGGAGAAATAACCTCAATGAGCAAGGTATTGAAAAGTGGATTGCCTTTGAGAGAGGTAGAGATAGTTGACCTCTTATTGCCTGAGATAGAGGACGAAGTAATTGATGTGAACATGGTGCAAAGAATGACTGATTCTGGCAGAAGGACAAAATTCAGAGTTACTGTTGCTATTGGAAATAAAGATGGATTTGTTGGCATAGGACAGGCAAAGGATAGAGAAGTCGGAATGGCGATTAGAAAGGCGGTTGATAATGCAAAACTGAATATAATAGAGATAAGTAGGGGATGCGGTTCTTGGGAATGTGGTTGTGGCATGCCTCATACCCTGCCATTTACTGTGGAAGGAAAATCTGGCTCTGTAAGGGTTTTACTCAAGCCTGCGCCCCGTGGCGTGGGGCTGGCGGTTGGGAATGTTGCGAAGGTTGTTTTAAGGTTAGCAGGTATACAGGATGCATGGGGGATTGCGAAGGGGCACACGAAGACAACAATAAATTATGGAAAAGCGGTTTTTGATGCCTTGCGTAACACAACTCTCTATAAGATACCTGAGGATAAGAAAAAGAAACTCAATATTGTATCAGGGATGGTGGGTTCAAAATGA
- a CDS encoding uL30 family ribosomal protein, with amino-acid sequence MIAVVRIKSTIGASREVRDTLKMLNLHHINNCTIIEDNPSYRGMLQKVKDYVTWGEIDEETLKLLLEKRCNLDANLAIEKLKKGEKLKNITNPCIKLHPPRKGYENIKKSYSIGGSSGYRGKAINELIRRML; translated from the coding sequence ATGATTGCGGTTGTTAGAATAAAGAGCACGATAGGAGCAAGCAGGGAAGTGAGAGATACGCTTAAGATGCTTAACTTGCATCATATAAACAACTGCACAATAATAGAGGATAATCCAAGCTATAGAGGAATGCTCCAAAAAGTTAAGGACTATGTAACCTGGGGAGAGATTGATGAAGAAACGCTTAAATTGCTTCTCGAAAAGAGATGCAATTTAGACGCTAATCTTGCAATAGAAAAGTTAAAAAAAGGAGAGAAATTAAAAAATATAACTAATCCTTGCATAAAGTTGCATCCGCCAAGAAAAGGTTATGAAAACATTAAAAAAAGCTACTCTATAGGTGGTTCATCTGGATATAGGGGAAAGGCAATAAATGAATTAATAAGGAGGATGCTATGA
- a CDS encoding uL15 family ribosomal protein — MRKVTKKMRGSHTHGYGGKKKHRGKGSRGGVGRAGKHKGVKLGWGRRGFVRHALRREINTINVGELNKIDKEEINLKEMGIHKLLGAGYINRPVKVIVEKASENAVRKIEEAGGKVIVG, encoded by the coding sequence ATGAGGAAAGTAACCAAGAAAATGCGTGGATCCCATACACATGGATATGGGGGAAAAAAGAAGCATAGAGGAAAAGGCTCAAGAGGAGGAGTAGGAAGAGCGGGAAAGCATAAGGGAGTTAAATTAGGGTGGGGAAGGAGAGGTTTTGTAAGACATGCGTTAAGAAGAGAGATAAATACAATAAATGTTGGTGAGCTTAATAAAATAGATAAGGAAGAAATAAATCTCAAGGAGATGGGTATTCATAAATTGCTTGGTGCGGGTTATATAAATAGACCAGTTAAAGTAATAGTTGAGAAAGCGAGCGAGAATGCTGTTAGAAAAATAGAAGAAGCTGGAGGAAAAGTTATAGTGGGATAA
- the secY gene encoding preprotein translocase subunit SecY: MAEKSRLYVFKPIVDRWPAIKKPKGHVPFRTKLLWTLLCLILYYILSQTMIYGLAPESIDLFAGFRFVIAGESGSIVHLGIGPIVTASIILQLFVGAKIINLNLEDEDDRAFYQGFQKVLIVIMIFVEAIPQVFGYLSPSSSLISKVGTFGARSIIVMQLFVGAMLVFWMDELISKWGIGSGVSLFIAAGVSTAIVTGLFSWLPTNASEALSIDNPPAGTIPKTIYLTSKMSLGELVGGGFEQIFIAPPNPVIALIGTSIIFVFVVYAELSSVELPLAHESVRGARGRYPLRLMYASNIPVILMAALLANINMFGMLLWRSKIPFIGGAWWIGQYEAGSTHPTAGGIWYLTAPNGLHSWFLPLIDRRYTAYLQDHAPWQMILRLIVFSVVFLLGCVFFGKFWIETTNMGPEAVARQIENSGMQIPGFRRDPRVLKKVLERYIPALTVLSSLLVGLLAIFADMIGTVGNTSGTGVLLTVGIVIRLYEDIAREQAMEMHPVLRKFLGVEE, encoded by the coding sequence ATGGCGGAGAAAAGCAGATTATATGTATTCAAGCCGATCGTTGACAGATGGCCTGCAATTAAGAAACCAAAAGGTCATGTGCCATTTAGAACAAAATTGCTATGGACATTGCTATGCTTGATTTTGTACTATATACTCTCCCAAACAATGATATACGGTCTCGCTCCAGAAAGTATTGATCTGTTCGCTGGTTTTAGATTTGTAATAGCGGGTGAAAGCGGAAGCATTGTTCACCTTGGAATAGGTCCGATTGTTACCGCATCTATCATACTTCAGCTTTTTGTCGGTGCAAAAATAATAAATTTGAATCTTGAAGATGAGGATGATAGGGCATTTTATCAAGGTTTTCAGAAGGTTTTAATTGTAATAATGATATTTGTTGAGGCAATTCCACAGGTATTTGGTTATTTAAGTCCAAGTTCTTCTTTAATCAGCAAAGTCGGGACTTTTGGCGCGAGAAGTATAATAGTAATGCAGTTGTTTGTTGGTGCGATGCTCGTTTTTTGGATGGATGAGCTTATTTCAAAATGGGGGATTGGCTCTGGTGTATCACTTTTCATAGCTGCTGGTGTATCTACTGCAATAGTTACTGGCTTGTTCAGCTGGCTCCCCACAAATGCGAGCGAGGCTCTAAGCATTGATAATCCTCCCGCTGGTACAATTCCAAAAACAATTTACCTTACAAGCAAAATGTCTTTGGGCGAGCTGGTGGGTGGGGGATTTGAGCAGATATTCATAGCTCCTCCGAATCCAGTAATAGCGCTTATTGGCACTTCCATAATATTTGTTTTTGTTGTATATGCGGAATTATCAAGCGTAGAATTGCCTTTAGCCCATGAAAGCGTCAGGGGGGCAAGGGGAAGATATCCTCTCCGCCTCATGTATGCATCAAATATTCCAGTAATACTTATGGCAGCTTTGCTTGCAAACATAAACATGTTTGGTATGCTTTTATGGAGGAGTAAAATACCATTTATAGGAGGCGCATGGTGGATAGGACAATATGAAGCGGGCTCAACTCATCCAACTGCTGGCGGGATATGGTATTTAACCGCTCCAAATGGCCTGCATTCATGGTTTTTGCCCTTAATAGATAGAAGATATACTGCTTACCTCCAAGATCATGCTCCCTGGCAAATGATATTGCGCCTCATAGTATTTTCAGTAGTATTCCTTTTGGGATGCGTCTTTTTCGGAAAATTCTGGATAGAAACAACAAATATGGGGCCGGAAGCGGTAGCCAGGCAGATAGAAAACTCGGGAATGCAGATTCCTGGTTTTAGGCGCGACCCAAGGGTTTTGAAAAAGGTTCTTGAAAGGTATATACCCGCTCTTACAGTTTTAAGCTCCTTGCTTGTTGGATTGCTTGCGATATTTGCGGATATGATTGGAACTGTAGGTAATACATCTGGAACGGGGGTATTGCTTACTGTTGGTATTGTTATAAGATTATATGAAGATATAGCAAGAGAGCAGGCAATGGAAATGCATCCTGTATTGAGAAAATTCTTAGGAGTGGAGGAATGA
- a CDS encoding adenylate kinase yields the protein MKVIVAGIPGAGKTTVLNEVKGIEIVNYGDVMFSIAKEKNLVKNRDEIRKLPVEKQRKLQKEAARKIAKKKDVIIDTHCTIKTKDGYMPGLPYEILSIIKPDFIVLVEADPKEIEKRRNKDKDIRGRDVESLEEIELHQNINRMAAIAYAALINANVKIVKNEEGKVKECAEEIMKVF from the coding sequence ATGAAAGTAATTGTTGCGGGTATTCCTGGGGCAGGTAAAACGACGGTGCTGAATGAAGTTAAAGGAATAGAAATAGTGAATTACGGAGATGTAATGTTTAGCATTGCAAAAGAGAAAAATCTTGTGAAGAATAGAGACGAGATAAGGAAATTGCCAGTTGAAAAGCAGAGGAAATTGCAGAAGGAGGCGGCCAGAAAAATTGCTAAAAAGAAAGATGTTATAATTGATACTCATTGCACAATTAAAACAAAGGATGGGTATATGCCTGGCTTACCATATGAAATACTTTCTATAATAAAGCCAGATTTTATAGTTTTGGTTGAAGCAGATCCAAAAGAAATTGAGAAAAGAAGAAATAAAGATAAGGATATAAGAGGGAGAGATGTAGAAAGTTTGGAAGAAATTGAATTGCATCAGAATATAAACAGGATGGCTGCTATTGCATATGCAGCACTTATAAATGCAAATGTAAAGATAGTTAAGAATGAAGAAGGGAAAGTAAAGGAATGTGCAGAAGAAATAATGAAGGTGTTTTAA